A genomic window from Salvia hispanica cultivar TCC Black 2014 chromosome 5, UniMelb_Shisp_WGS_1.0, whole genome shotgun sequence includes:
- the LOC125189633 gene encoding uncharacterized protein LOC125189633 encodes MENPNGNNEEVPPPPPPPLNQDQIILQLQQQMEEMRREREEERRRDAPVRNAFGNVNIPMPPIDPRVNANNFELKTALIQFVEQRVFSGRPTEDPNMHLAKFLEIANTTKLNGVPEDTIKLRLFPFSLTGYARDWFDNLEPGSVISWDDLAKKFLERFFPLSSTLNLQAEISHFKMKSQESMFEAWERFNALLKKCPNHGLSPGHQVSLFYNGCSEFIKSQLDFGSGGSFLDKGVDECKKMLQRLAYTSKSWSSGRDGSMPVASVVDSDAFNLLNQQMMILNQKVDSLSLGVAPIGEPQPPVEDVNYIHQGGNQGGNPRNFNNYRPNNGGGNYLGYRPPFNAHPNLSYENPSNAIQPSPSPGFGASSGANNAPSTSKSSSDVTNELLKAIMEKTDGIMEHSTKRIDKVETAVVEVTTRLGALEHQVSQIAQAVGQIHQPGQFPSTTIPNPKDCKAIYLRSGTSYESPPMPEVEAKEVPEEEKEEEEIEVESPNMPSEGQPETIIPPKPMEVKIPFPQVVHKKKLDEKFAKFLEIFKRVHLNIPLIEALQQMPGYLKFLKEIMSKKKKLVDYETVSLTENCSAIIQQKMPAKMKDPGSFNISCVIGNDRQTKALCDLGASINLMPLSFFRKLKFGVLKPTTITLQMADKSVKFPNGILENVLVRVNDFIFPVDFVVLDMKEDPNVPLILGRPFLATGKALIDVTKGELTLRHGNKTAILSMLDKMKRHEMEESKRVEEVPLEIEECKVIQVSKDVEVEKPLEEILVPNWFFELENETSLGEQKKEVPKWANGESHGVDLGENDKPIWWKKRLNKLYLAAKARTGPNEVIQVSLDH; translated from the coding sequence ATGGAAAATCCAAATGGGAACAACGAGGAAGtaccacctccacctccacctccccttaatcaagaccaaatcatCCTCCAACTACAACAACAAATGGAGGAGATGAGAAGGGAAAGAGAGGAGGAAAGGAGAAGAGATGCACCGGTTAGAAATGCATTTGGGAACGTTAATATCCCAATGCCACCCATTGATCCAAGAGTGAATGCCAACAATTTTGAGTTGAAGACGGCATTGATCCAATTTGTGGAGCAACGTGTTTTCTCGGGAAGGCCCACGGAGGATCCTAATATGCACTTAGCCAAATTCTTGGAGATTGCCAACACAACCAAGCTTAATGGGGTTCCCGAAGATACAATCAAGCTTAGGCTATTCCCTTTCTCATTGACGGGATATGCTAGAGATTGGTTTGATAACCTTGAGCCGGGCTCGGTTATAAGTTGGGACGACTTAGCCAAAAAGTTCTTGGAGAGGTTCTTCCCTCTTAGCTCTACTCTCAACCTACAAGCGGAGATCTCCCATTTTAAAATGAAGAGCCAAGAGTCTATGTTTGAAGCATGGGAGAGGTTTAACGCTTTGTTGAAGAAGTGTCCTAACCATGGGCTATCTCCGGGCCATCAAGTGAGCCTTTTCTATAATGGATGCTCGGAATTTATCAAAAGTCAACTAGACTTTGGTTCGGGGGGATCATTCTTAGACAAGGGGGTCGATGAGTGCAAGAAGATGCTTCAAAGGCTTGCATACACTAGCAAGAGTTGGAGCTCGGGTCGAGATGGCTCTATGCCGGTAGCTTCGGTTGTTGATTCGGATGCATTCAATCTCCTCAACCAACAAATGATGATTCTGAATCAAAAGGTGGATAGCCTAAGTTTGGGGGTGGCACCCATTGGAGAGCCTCAACCGCCCGTTGAAGATGTCAATTATATACATCAAGGAGGAAATCAAGGGGGTAATCCAAGGAATTTCAACAATTATCGCCCTAACAATGGGGGTGGTAATTATCTAGGCTACCGCCCACCCTTTAATGCGCATCCAAACCTTTCATATGAGAATCCGAGTAATGCTATCCAACCATCTCCATCTCCCGGATTTGGAGCATCAAGTGGGGCCAACAATGCGCCTAGCACTTCAAAGTCTTCAAGTGATGTTACCAATGAGCTTCTAAAAGCTATAATGGAGAAGACCGATGGGATTATGGAACACTCTACCAAGAGGATTGATAAAGTTGAGACGGCGGTAGTGGAGGTCACCACAAGATTGGGGGCTTTAGAGCATCAAGTGAGTCAAATTGCTCAAGCCGTTGGACAAATTCATCAACCGGGGCAATTTCCAAGCACTACAATTCCAAATCCGAAAGATTGCAAGGCAATCTACTTGAGGAGTGGGACAAGTTATGAGAGTCCTCCTATGCCCGAAGTGGAAGCTAAGGAAGTACccgaagaagagaaagaagaagaggaaatagAGGTGGAGTCACCTAATATGCCATCCGAGGGTCAACCCGAGACAATTATTCCTCCCAAGCCCATGGAAGTCAAAATTCCTTTTCCTCAAGTGGTGCACAAGAAGAAATTAGATGAGAAGTTTGCAAAGTTCCTTGAGATCTTCAAGAGGGTGCACCTCAATATACCTCTCATTGAGGCACTCCAACAAATGCCCGGCTATCTCAAATTCTTGAAGGAGATTAtgtcaaagaagaagaagttggtTGACTATGAAACCGTGAGCTTGACCGAGAATTGTAGTGCAATCATCCAACAAAAGATGCCGGCAAAGATGAAGGATCCGGGAAGCTTCAACATCTCTTGTGTGATCGGGAATGATAGGCAAACTAAGGCCTTGTGTGATTTGGGGGCAAGCATAAATCTTATGCCCTTAAGCTTCTTCCGGAAGTTAAAGTTTGGTGTTTTGAAGCCGACCACCATCACCCTTCAAATGGCGGATAAGTCCGTCAAGTTCCCCAATGGAATTCTTGAAAATGTCTTAGTAAGGGTGAATGATTTTATCTTCCCCGTGGACTTTGTAGTCTTGGACATGAAGGAGGATCCTAATGTTCCTCTCATTCTTGGAAGGCCATTCCTTGCAACCGGGAAAGCTTTAATTGATGTCACCAAGGGAGAACTCACCCTTAGGCATGGAAACAAGACGGCTATCCTCTCTATGTTAGACAAGATGAAACGCCATGAAATGGAAGAATCCAAGAGAGTAGAAGAGGTGCCTTTGGAAATTGAAGAGTGCAAGGTGATACAAGTGTCTAAGGATGTTGAAGTTGAGAAGCCCTTGGAGGAGATCTTGGTCCCTAATTGGTTCTTTGAGCTTGAGAATGAAACAAGTTTGGGGGAGCAAAAGAAGGAGGTGCCAAAATGGGCAAATGGTGAATCTCATGGAGTTGACCTTGGAGAAAATGACAAGCCTATTTGGTGGAAAAAGCGGCTAAACAAGCTCTATTTGGCCGCAAAAGCTAGGACGGGCCCCAATGAGGTGATCCAAGTGAGCTTGGACCATTAA